Proteins encoded within one genomic window of Naumovozyma dairenensis CBS 421 chromosome 6, complete genome:
- the MKS1 gene encoding Mks1p (similar to Saccharomyces cerevisiae MKS1 (YNL076W); ancestral locus Anc_2.220) translates to MSSDTKDINTASIPKRLKFDDENKFLKVTPNLFTPERLHLFDSIDLYTSLITCSKFIEQGERLHNLSWRIMNKALLKNHNINRSKKRDGVKNIYYVLNPVKNPTNYGSSSSSSSSSTARANNTIQVRSHTQVQPQHAIQTRLHSESNDRSNRTVPTSNKSLFAGNTTALPKSREILLEVSPLPNSASTSTISSRRTSIQPVMEGNKQEATNDNTHTSTSSADVASIPYKSSTGLFSNMTEKYKTTVNNDISHNNGDSSNTNHSNQGSNKIINFKMSTNSVLKKENPQTIVTGFDTNTIITKKVVSNNDSDKITTNITNTLFSRKSPNLKKHSLFAKHSGTDLQKIDVSKSLDKNNNKIFFSSEDEEDDDSDWDSVSEDSDLYADDDDDGFDDLNEDEEDQYYRKQWDKLIFTKNKNKNKNNENRKKMKSNQSSVSSNNTVRSHERVRRSLLSGLFVNETMENQNSNNITNNDESQTTNDNIQITNKKDHSNSTSSMLSLQTQLTPKHNNNTNTTTPAPIHSQDSGLISRLATLETSTVNALGSVSPPRSSDLTSTVNLIKTQQEQQEQQGRSRSRTRTTTKKTSRPRTRRTESFSSIVSEATGERYLHESNAPPTAQTILPTALATHMFLPNNIHQQRMAANIGGSRLTAARLRKQEEMTQREERNAAGGGRGRAGGSISGSNVNSRRESMDIPSKSRNAGFLKTRMEISEEEKIVKDYNRRKQQK, encoded by the coding sequence ATGTCATCAGACACAAAAGATATCAATACTGCTAGTATACCGAAAAGGTTGAAATTTGATGACGAGAATAAATTCCTGAAAGTCACACCTAACCTCTTCACTCCTGAGAGATTACATTTATTCGATTCAATAGATCTTTACACTTCGTTGATTACGTGttcaaaatttattgaacaAGGTGAAAGATTGCATAACCTTAGCTGGCGGATTATGAACAAAGCCTTATTAAAAAACCATAATATTAATCGCTCGAAAAAGAGAGATGGtgtgaaaaatatttattatgtaTTAAATCCCGTTAAGAACCCCACTAATTATGGatcgtcatcatcttcttcttcatcatcgaCTGCAAGAGCAAATAATACTATTCAAGTACGATCCCACACTCAAGTACAACCCCAACATGCAATTCAGACTCGACTCCACTCTGAATCAAATGATCGATCAAATCGAACAGTACCTACGTCGAACAAAAGTCTTTTTGCTGGCAATACTACTGCTTTACCGAAATCGAGAGAGATATTATTAGAGGTATCTCCTCTACCTAATTCAGCTTCTACATCTACAATATCATCAAGAAGAACGAGTATACAACCGGTTATGGAAGGAAATAAGCAGGAAGCaactaatgataatacaCATACTTCAACGAGTTCAGCTGATGTGGCATCAATACCATACAAGTCATCTACTGGATTATTTTCGAATATGACTGAAAAGTATAAAACTACagttaataatgatattagCCATAACAATGGTGATAGTAGTAACACCAACCACAGCAACCAGGGCTCAAATaagattataaattttAAAATGAGTACTAATTCTGTACTGAAAAAGGAGAATCCACAAACTATTGTTACAGGTTTTGATACCAATACAATCATCACTAAAAAAGTCGTTTCAAACAATGATAGCGATAAGATAACTACCAATATTACAAATACTTTGTTCTCAAGAAAATCACcgaatttgaaaaagcaCTCCTTGTTTGCTAAACACTCGGGTACAGATTTACAGAAGATAGatgtttcaaaatcattagataaaaataataataaaatattctttagtagtgaagatgaagaagatgatgattcaGATTGGGATAGTGTTTCAGAAGATTCCGACCTTTATGCagatgacgatgatgatggattTGATGATCtgaatgaagatgaagaagatcaaTATTATAGGAAACAGTGGGATAAATTGATATTcacaaaaaataagaataaaaacaaaaataatgagaatagaaaaaaaatgaagtCTAATCAATCTTCTGTATCATCAAATAACACCGTACGTTCCCATGAGAGAGTTAGACGAAGCTTATTGAGCGGTTTGTTTGTAAATGAAACCATGGAAAATCAGAATAGCAACAATATAACTAACAACGATGAATCACAGACAACGAATGATAACATACAGATTACCAATAAGAAGGATCATAGCAACTCAACTTCATCCATGTTATCATTACAGACCCAATTAACGCCGAAGCataacaacaatacaaATACTACAACTCCTGCACCAATACATTCTCAAGATTCTGGGCTTATATCTAGATTGGCCACTTTAGAAACAAGTACGGTAAACGCATTAGGTTCTGTATCACCACCAAGGTCAAGCGATTTAACAAGCACGGTGAATTTGATCAAGACGCAACAAGAACAGCAAGAACAGCAAGGTAGATCAAGATCGAGgacaagaacaacaaccaaGAAGACATCAAGGccaagaacaagaaggaCGGAAAGTTTTAGTAGCATTGTCTCGGAAGCTACAGGCGAACGATATTTACACGAATCAAATGCTCCACCAACGGCACAAACTATCTTACCTACTGCACTAGCTACTCATATGTTTTtaccaaataatattcatcaaCAACGGATGGCCGCTAATATTGGCGGTAGTAGGTTGACAGCTGCAAGATTAcgaaaacaagaagaaatgacACAACGGGAAGAAAGGAATGCAGCTGGCggaggaagaggaagagcAGGGGGCAGTATTAGTGGTAGTAATGTGAATAGTAGAAGAGAATCTATGGATATACCTTCAAAGAGCCGGAATGCAGGATTTTTAAAGACAAGAATGGAAATTTCAGAAGAGGAGAAAATTGTTAAGGATTATAATCGACGGAAGCAACAAAAGTGA
- the APJ1 gene encoding Apj1p (similar to Saccharomyces cerevisiae APJ1 (YNL077W); ancestral locus Anc_2.218) translates to MKGNSVVNNNNTRLYSILQVPTAATLFEIKNAYKKLALKYHPDKNNHSEESKLKFQEICKAYEVLHDKDKKLLYDTYGTLDESLIDKQRGNNDQKDDFDTTELSPGDLFAKFFDKSSRVNNNNYNSNSSPFNNVPSTNTNTNSAGNRFMTQALNSPSTTGTLFEKGLSRGPDIKHVLNCTLKELYQGKKCKLGLNRTRSCHSCNGMGGMNTIICNECQGKGINTETKMLGPMVQSWSSTCFNCSGMGYFIDSQSGCKECQGEGYLRERTIFTVTVKPGMRNNQKIVLKGEADQVMLVGKLNKEKVIPGDVIIVINQIEGKSWKNDSNIDQGENKNKFHFEIINEKDLLLRNCQIDLITSLCGGEIYIKNHPSGKLIKLDIIPSEILKPDCLKCVENLGMPRYIEDETNNGEEYLPNGDLYIQFKVKYPTKLENETIDKLRSILSEDIHMKNELQKEKVIIDQQLDDCIEVEEHVLSSFAPDLDRLRQAGIKSRSQRWQSDNTEDSCNKRQKRESQNDIMPDYIQDDLDTK, encoded by the coding sequence ATGAAGGGTAATAGCGTCgtcaataacaataatacgAGACTTTATTCAATCTTACAAGTTCCAACTGCTGCGACACtctttgaaattaagaatGCGTACAAGAAATTGGCATTGAAATATCATCCCGATAAGAATAATCATTCTGAGGAGtctaaattgaaattccaAGAGATTTGCAAAGCATATGAAGTGTTGCATGATAAAGATAAGAAGTTACTGTATGACACGTACGGAACATTAGATGAATCGTTAATTGATAAACAAAGAGGAAATAATGATCAGAAGGATGATTTTGATACGACAGAGCTATCACCGGGAGATTTGTTTGCTAAGTTTTTCGATAAATCAAGTAGagttaataataacaattataatagtaatagtagtCCTTTCAATAATGTCCCTAGTACCAATACTAATACCAATAGCGCGGGTAATCGGTTTATGACTCAAGCATTGAATAGTCCGTCTACTACAGGTACTTTATTTGAGAAAGGTTTATCTCGAGGTCCTGATATCAAACATGTTTTGAATTGTACCTTAAAGGAATTGTATCAAGGGAAGAAATGCAAATTGGGATTGAATAGAACAAGATCATGTCATTCATGCAATGGGATGGGCGGTATGAATACGATCATATGTAATGAATGTCAAGGTAAAGGTATTAACACTGAAACGAAAATGTTGGGTCCAATGGTTCAAAGTTGGAGCTCTACATGTTTTAATTGTTCAGGGATGGgttatttcattgattcTCAAAGCGGTTGTAAAGAATGTCAAGGTGAAGGATATTTAAGAGAAAGGACAATATTTACAGTAACTGTTAAACCAGGAATGCgaaataatcaaaaaattgTGTTGAAGGGAGAGGCTGATCAAGTAATGTTAGTTggaaaattaaataaagagAAAGTCATCCCAGGTGATGTAATCATTGTCATTAATCAAATAGAAGGCAAATCTTGGAAGaatgattcaaatattgATCAAGgtgaaaacaaaaataaatttcattTCGAAATcataaatgaaaaagatttattattaaggaATTGTCAAATTGATTTGATTACTAGTCTATGTGGTGGTGAAATATACATTAAAAATCATCCAAGTGGGAAATTAATCAAGTTGGATATTATACCAAGTGAAATATTGAAACCAGATTGTTTGAAATGTGTTGAAAATTTGGGAATGCCACGatatattgaagatgaaacgAATAATGGAGAAGAATATTTGCCCAACGGtgatttatatatacaatttAAAGTGAAATATCCTACTAAATTGGAGAACGAAACAATAGATAAATTAAGAAGTATCTTAAGTGAAGACATTcatatgaaaaatgaattacAGAAGGAGAAGGTTATTATTGATCAACAGTTAGATGACTGTATTGAAGTAGAAGAACATGTCCTAAGTAGTTTTGCACCTGATTTAGATCGACTTCGACAGGCTGGAATCAAATCTCGATCACAAAGATGGCAATCAGATAATACAGAAGACAGCTGTAACAAAAGGCAAAAGAGGGAAAGCCAGAATGATATCATGCCAGATTATATACAAGATGACTTGGATACCAAATGA
- the NIS1 gene encoding Nis1p (similar to Saccharomyces cerevisiae NIS1 (YNL078W); ancestral locus Anc_2.216) has translation MSLALLAENVHNQDMAQEYQKADPEIIMVSSSSSLIPMPISSEFQFQPRDEVINKERAKISSQLIQANNHSYDLIDDFPYRSENRRIWGDHQEKDTISDNQAIRLRQLLEDNDDTCCGCNRGHNRNENNRMNNHSVITRQGSYASMKRVDFTNKGEKMKYGKESKYIFHKGFFKRFNNDLWRKNSGNHNRSWKNTMDKYRKNNKRQFRDFHELSSMMEYVNLTEPNDNPKELLEGSMIRLFVTKNMYNAHPYVETNGTITKNAYFKRANSIKRKSLPSSIKSAEIILHNDRRKTMTRIRSRPINGDRSCLSTHRKLKRSNSTPGALSHINHHLYNHRRRRLMRLWKEYMSLVILQRINLRIRLIHPDSPLPSSSSSSLPRSSISSKNHNNMTPTTSTSYRLSQASSSSSLSSPTKRYSIARAIAIADAGTDAVAAKELTLAPILALN, from the coding sequence ATGTCGTTAGCGTTACTCGCTGAAAATGTTCATAATCAGGATATGGCACAAGAATATCAAAAAGCTGATCCAgagataataatggtatCATCGTCTTCATCTCTAATCCCGATGCCAATTTCAAGTGAATTCCAATTCCAACCACGAGATGAGGTTATTAACAAAGAAAGAGCTAAGATATCTTCTCAATTGATTCAAGCTAACAATCATTCATACGATCTGATTGATGACTTTCCATATCGGTCTGAAAATCGAAGAATTTGGGGTGACCATCAAGAAAAGGACACTATTTCTGATAATCAAGCTATTCGATTACGGCAATTACtagaagataatgatgatacttGTTGTGGCTGTAATCGTGGGCACAATCGTAATGAGAATAACCGTATGAATAATCATAGTGTCATAACTAGACAAGGATCGTATGCTTCAATGAAAAGAGTTGATTTCACTAATAAGGGAGAGAAAATGAAGTATGGGAAGGAAtctaaatatattttccataagggatttttcaaaaggtttaataatgatttgtGGAGGAAGAATTCGGGAAACCATAATAGATCTTGGAAAAATACGATGGACAAATATcgaaaaaataataagcGTCAATTTAGAGATTTCCATGAATTATCATCCATGATGGAATATGTTAATTTAACAGAGCCTAATGATAATCCAAAAGAGCTATTAGAAGGATCTATGATACGGCTTTTTGTAACAAAGAATATGTATAATGCTCATCCATATGTGGAAACCAATGGTACAATTACAAAGAATGCTTATTTCAAGAGAGCGAATTCAATAAAGAGGAAAAGTTTACCATCGTCAATAAAGTCTGCcgaaataatattacacAACGATAGAAGGAAAACAATGACTCGTATCCGTTCAAGACCAATAAATGGTGATCGTTCGTGTCTGTCTACGCACAGGAAATTAAAAAGATCAAATAGTACACCGGGTGCACTATCACATATAAATCACCATCTTTACAACCATAGACGAAGAAGATTGATGCGACTTTGGAAAGAATACATGTCTCTAGTCATTTTACAACGCATAAACTTACGAATAAGGCTAATCCATCCTGATTCACCattaccatcatcatcatcttcttctttaccCCGTTCATCCATTTCCTCCAAGAACCATAACAATATGACCCCCACTACAAGCACTTCCTACCGTTTATCACAggcatcatcatcatcatcactatCATCACCCACCAAGAGGTATTCCATTGCCAGAGCCATTGCCATTGCTGACGCTGGCACTGACGCTGTGGCTGCCAAAGAGTTGACGTTGGCGCCCATTTTAGCTCTTAATTAA
- the NDAI0F02470 gene encoding uncharacterized protein: protein TTYPVPGSSTGLPPPYTTTIVTGTVTETVIVSCSLTTNTNGIVSTVTTTASVGPSSGGLPPPHTTTIVSGSSTATHIVSHYSTTDSEGKPSTGVTTYPVPGSSTGLPPPYTTTIVTGTVTETVIVSCSLTTNTNGIVSTVTTTASVGPSSGGLPPPHTTTIVSGSSTVTNIISHFITTDFLGKTSTGKSTAKVVSTNTLPSPYTTTVTSGKSAATNIVSHFLTTNSLGKTTIDSTVISLKYSTTVVVNTVTETVVGDNGKGVTSSSTRKSNPSTSHNGNSHTDVLSRTSKNVVGQSSIMPQISGADTKNDLVTSTHSNSIKTNNVETSGASTVKESSVSATSSVGSVANSNTVETSNIKSSASASAEDSLITGTSTPNNSSPSSTSSVSNNSLSSASTSSVSVLHPTSSDTVGISSYEGSGARYSVGKSMLSLIGLLFFALM, encoded by the coding sequence GACTACCTACCCAGTTCCTGGTTCTTCTACTGGTCTACCACCTCCATACACCACTACTATTGTTACTGGTACTGTTACTGAAACCGTTATTGTATCATGCTCTTTGACCACGAATACCAATGGTATTGTCAGTACCGTTACGACGACTGCATCTGTCGGTCCTTCTTCTGGTGGCCTACCACCTCCACACACCACTACTATTGTGTCTGGCTCTTCTACTGCCACCCACATCGTTTCTCACTACTCCACCACCGACTCTGAAGGTAAGCCATCTACCGGTGTCACTACCTACCCAGTTCCTGGTTCTTCTACTGGTCTACCACCTCCATACACCACTACTATTGTTACTGGTACTGTTACTGAAACCGTTATTGTATCATGCTCTTTGACCACGAATACCAATGGTATTGTCAGTACCGTTACGACGACTGCATCTGTCGGTCCTTCTTCTGGTGGCCTACCACCACCACACACCACTACTATTGTGTCTGGCTCCTCTACGGTAACTAATATCATCTCACACTTTATTACGACAGACTTTTTGGGCAAGACCTCTACTGGTAAATCTACTGCCAAGGTTGTTTCCACCAATACTTTACCAAGTCCATATACTACTACTGTCACGAGCGGCAAATCTGCAGCTACGAACATCGTATCGCATTTCTTAACAACAAATTCTTTGGGCAAGACCACTATTGACTCAACTgttatttctttgaaatacAGTACAACTGTTGTTGTGAACACTGTTACCGAAACTGTAGTAGGTGATAATGGTAAGGGTGTTACCTCTAGTTCCACAAGAAAATCAAATCCAAGCACATCACATAACGGTAATTCGCACACAGATGTTTTGTCAAGAACTTCCAAGAATGTGGTAGGTCAATCTTCTATTATGCCTCAAATATCTGGTGCTGACACTAAGAATGACTTAGTCACTTCTACACATTCTAACTCAATCAAGACAAATAATGTTGAAACTTCTGGGGCAAGTACAGTGAAGGAATCATCAGTATCTGCAACCTCATCAGTGGGTTCCGTCGCTAACTCCAACACCGTCGAGACGTCTAACATTAAATCATCTGCTTCAGCAAGTGCTGAAGATTCTTTGATAACCGGTACATCAACTCCAAACAACtcttcaccttcttctACTTCTTCTGTGTCCAACAATTCTTTGAGTTCGGCTTCTACGTCGTCTGTTTCCGTCTTACATCCAACTTCTAGTGATACTGTGGGCATTTCTTCATATGAAGGCTCAGGAGCCAGATATTCTGTCGGTAAGTCAATGTTATCACTCATCGGTTTGTTATTCTTTGCATTGATGTGA
- the EOS1 gene encoding Eos1p (similar to Saccharomyces cerevisiae EOS1 (YNL080C); ancestral locus Anc_2.214), with amino-acid sequence MSVPVTKSSVRRKKLGKEKKPPQRKMKHNIGTINNGSVIPSPNGAPISKVYTSIKTLSLNHLTAKQHLLMAICRDVSLLPPIIYIFASLRKAWDISFETTITLYEPQSLKETLTAFWQTYIFTNITFSLGIDNKNGNDTSFNAGENITFLTALITARASEHFLCSLWCLVSLYLTYAILDSLMVRWIVKYSTVAAIMRMFSMSLILITLELLLVASLSPEQDYFLHTWILISCILTVVYIWQSYLTSDLNDNNKHNNHKNGFKVVDNFVDEEFFTAARRLNTKDELPGKNEYSGAKTIFDLDEDNHVYCQENAERSFCEGEEEASDSNEIFDERTSDNDATSNGHNHEDNNNAETLSSVAFNSRSSPVTNNGPDRTKWKHIADKNKFAR; translated from the coding sequence ATGAGTGTCCCTGTCACCAAAAGCAGCGTTAGGAGGAAGAAGCTTGGgaaggaaaagaaaccaccgcaaagaaaaatgaaacatAACATAGGGACGATAAACAACGGCTCAGTTATACCAAGTCCGAATGGTGCTCCAATTAGCAAAGTATATACGTCTATAAAGACACTCTCTTTAAACCATTTGACAGCAAAACAGCATCTATTAATGGCAATATGTCGAGACGTTTCCTTGCTACCTCCaatcatttatatattcgCATCGTTAAGGAAGGCATGGGATATTTCCTTTGAAACTACTATAACACTCTACGAGCCTCaatcattgaaagaaaCGTTAACAGCCTTTTGGCAAACGTACATTTTCACAAATATAACCTTTTCACTCGGCATTGACAATAAAAATGGAAACGATACTTCGTTCAATGCAGGTGAAAACATAACATTCTTAACAGCTTTAATCACGGCAAGGGCATCGGaacattttctttgttcaTTATGGTGCCTAGTGTCTCTCTATTTAACATACGCAATATTGGATTCATTAATGGTTAGATGGATAGTTAAGTACTCTACTGTGGCCGCTATCATGAGAATGTTTTCGATgtctttaattttaatcACTTTGGAATTATTGTTAGTTGCTTCTCTTTCTCCTGAACAGGATTACTTCTTACATACCTGGATTTTAATAAGTTGTATATTAACTGTCGTTTACATATGGCAAAGTTATTTGACTTCTGATTTaaacgataataataagcATAACAATCATAAAAACGGATTCAAAGTTGTTGACAACTTCGTggatgaagaattttttaCAGCCGCACGAAGGTTAAACACTAAAGACGAACTTCCAGGCAAAAATGAATATAGTGGAGCAAAAACTATATTTGATCTTGACGAAGATAACCACGTATATTGTCAGGAGAATGCAGAGCGATCATTTTGCgaaggtgaagaagaagcaagTGATAGCAATGAGATATTTGATGAAAGAACCAGCGACAATGATGCCACATCGAATGGCCACAATcatgaagataataacaATGCAGAAACCCTTTCCTCAGTGGCATTTAACTCACGTTCATCTCCTGTAACAAATAATGGCCCTGACAGAACAAAATGGAAGCATATTGcagataaaaataaatttgcCAGA
- the SWS2 gene encoding mitochondrial 37S ribosomal protein uS13m (similar to Saccharomyces cerevisiae SWS2 (YNL081C); ancestral locus Anc_2.213) — translation MVVHILGKAFKGKELISIGLASKFYGIGNSTAQQLCSKLGFYPAMRMHQLSETQILTLVSVLSNMTIEGEARAIVRDNIAMKKKIGIYEGMRHALHLPVRGQNTRNNAKTARKSNHNDRR, via the coding sequence ATGGTAGTACATATTTTGGGTAAAGCTTTTAAGGGGAAAGAATTGATATCGATCGGTTTGGCATCAAAATTCTACGGGATCGGCAATTCGACAGCACAACAACTTTGTTCAAAACTTGGATTTTATCCTGCAATGAGGATGCATCAATTATCAGAAACTCAAATTTTAACACTTGTTAGTGTGTTATCAAATATGACGATTGAGGGAGAAGCTAGAGCAATTGTAAGAGACAACATAgcaatgaagaaaaaaatcgGCATCTATGAAGGTATGAGACATGCTTTACATTTACCGGTGCGAGGCCAAAATACTAGAAATAATGCAAAAACGGCAAGGAAATCAAATCATAATGATAGAAGGTGA
- the NDAI0F02500 gene encoding uncharacterized protein, with protein sequence MKSFLYSLYLGLLVFLNVALALGQSSNDNVSEVVYVTTHITGALTLETMFYISIPYSDFSTGLYPMSSTQLSSQYLFSNQFTVATSITNATSTPPIPSISRSSLNVASSTGPTVARTAVPSSYTNSSASTSGVSSTVSGSSVVPSSYANSSASTSGVSSTVSGSSVVPSSYANSSASTSGVSSSESRSSVVPSSYVNSSASTSGVSSTESRSSVVPSSYANSSASTSGVSSTESGSSVVPSSYANSSASTSGVSSTVSGSSVVPSSYANSSVSTSGVSSTVSGSSVVPSSYANSSVSTSGVSSTESGSSVVPSSYANSSASTSGVSSTESGSSVIPSSYVNSSVSTSGVSSTESGSSVVPSSYANSSASTSGVSSTVSGSSVVPSSYANSSASTSGTSSTESGSSVVPSSYANSSASTSGVSSTVSGSSVVPSSYANSSASTSGVSSTESGSSVVPSSYANSSASTSGVSSTESGSSVVPSSYVNSSASTSGVSSTVSGSSVVPSSYVNSSASTSGVSSTESRSSVVPSSYANSSASTSGVSSTESGSSVVPSSYVNSSASTSGMSSTVSGSSVVPSSYANSSASTSGVSSTVSGSSVVPSSYANSSVSTSGVSSTVSGSSVVPSSYANSSASTSGVSSTESGSSVVPSSYVNSSASTSGVSSTESGSSVVPSSYANSSVSTSGVSSTVSGSSVVPSSYANSNVST encoded by the coding sequence ATGAAAAGTTTCCTCTATTCGTTGTACCTGGGACTTTTAGTCTTTCTAAATGTTGCTTTAGCGTTAGGGCAATCTTCCAATGACAATGTGTCAGAGGTTGTATATGTAACAACTCATATTACTGGTGCTCTAACTTTAGAAACAATGTTTTACATAAGTATCCCTTATTCTGACTTTTCAACAGGTTTATACCCGATGTCATCTACGCAACTATCATCtcaatatttatttagTAACCAGTTCACTGTAGCAACTTCAATCACAAATGCTACATCAACACCTCCAATACCTTCAATATCAAGAAGTTCCTTGAATGTTGCTTCATCTACCGGACCTACAGTTGCTAGGACCGCTGTTCCATCATCTTACACCAACTCGAGTGCCTCCACCTCTGGTGTGTCATCCACTGTTTCCGGATCTTCTGTTGTTCCATCATCGTATGCCAACTCCAGTGCCTCCACCTCTGGTGTCTCATCCACTGTTTCTGGATCGTCTGTTGTTCCATCATCGTATGCCAACTCCAGTGCCTCCACCTCTGGTGTGTCATCCAGTGAATCCAGATCTTCTGTTGTTCCATCATCGTATGTCAACTCCAGTGCCTCCACCTCTGGTGTGTCATCCACTGAATCCAGATCTTCTGTTGTTCCATCATCGTATGCCAACTCCAGTGCCTCCACCTCTGGTGTCTCATCCACTGAATCTGGATCTTCTGTTGTTCCATCATCGTACGCCAACTCCAGTGCCTCCACCTCTGGTGTCTCATCCACTGTTTCTGGATCTTCTGTTGTTCCATCATCGTATGCCAACTCCAGTGTTTCCACCTCTGGTGTGTCATCCACTGTTTCTGGATCTTCTGTTGTTCCATCATCGTATGCCAACTCCAGTGTTTCCACCTCTGGTGTGTCATCCACTGAATCTGGATCTTCTGTTGTTCCATCATCGTATGCCAACTCCAGTGCCTCCACCTCTGGTGTCTCATCCACTGAATCTGGATCTTCTGTTATTCCATCATCGTATGTCAACTCCAGTGTTTCCACCTCTGGTGTGTCATCCACTGAATCTGGATCTTCTGTTGTTCCATCATCGTATGCCAACTCCAGTGCCTCCACCTCTGGTGTGTCATCCACTGTTTCTGGATCTTCTGTTGTTCCATCATCGTACGCCAACTCCAGTGCCTCCACCTCTGGTACCTCATCCACTGAATCTGGATCTTCTGTTGTTCCATCATCGTACGCCAACTCCAGTGCCTCCACCTCTGGTGTGTCATCCACTGTTTCTGGATCTTCTGTTGTTCCATCATCGTATGCCAACTCCAGTGCTTCCACCTCTGGTGTGTCATCCACTGAATCTGGATCTTCTGTTGTTCCATCATCGTATGCCAACTCCAGTGCCTCCACCTCTGGTGTCTCATCCACTGAATCTGGATCTTCTGTTGTTCCATCATCGTATGTCAACTCCAGTGCCTCCACCTCTGGTGTCTCATCCACTGTTTCTGGATCTTCTGTTGTTCCATCATCGTATGTCAACTCCAGTGCCTCCACCTCTGGTGTGTCATCCACTGAATCCAGATCTTCTGTTGTTCCATCATCGTATGCCAACTCCAGTGCCTCCACCTCTGGTGTGTCATCCACTGAATCTGGATCTTCAGTTGTTCCATCATCGTATGTCAACTCCAGTGCCTCCACCTCTGGTATGTCATCCACTGTTTCCGGATCTTCTGTTGTTCCATCATCGTATGCCAACTCCAGTGCCTCCACCTCTGGTGTCTCATCCACTGTTTCTGGATCTTCTGTTGTTCCATCATCGTATGCCAACTCCAGTGTTTCCACCTCTGGTGTGTCATCCACTGTTTCTGGATCTTCAGTTGTTCCATCATCGTATGCCAACTCCAGTGCCTCCACCTCTGGTGTGTCATCCACTGAATCTGGATCTTCTGTTGTTCCATCATCGTATGTCAACTCCAGTGCCTCCACCTCTGGTGTGTCATCCACTGAATCTGGATCTTCTGTTGTTCCATCATCGTATGCCAACTCCAGTGTTTCCACCTCTGGTGTCTCATCCACTGTTTCTGGATCGTCTGTTGTTCCATCATCGTACGCCAACTCCAATGTTTCCACC